A stretch of Desulfobacterales bacterium DNA encodes these proteins:
- the rpsL gene encoding 30S ribosomal protein S12, whose protein sequence is MPTINQLVRNGRKQIEKKSNTPALKGAPQKRGVCTRVYTTTPKKPNSALRKVARVRLTSGVEVAAYIPGIGHNLQEHSVVMVRGGRVKDLPGVRYHIVRGTLDTLGVEDRKQSRSKYGSKKPK, encoded by the coding sequence ATGCCGACCATAAACCAGTTAGTCAGGAACGGTAGGAAACAAATCGAGAAGAAAAGTAATACGCCAGCGCTGAAAGGCGCACCGCAAAAAAGAGGCGTGTGTACCAGGGTTTATACGACGACTCCTAAAAAACCGAACTCGGCATTGCGCAAGGTTGCCAGGGTCAGGCTGACATCCGGCGTCGAGGTTGCAGCTTATATTCCAGGGATTGGACATAATCTTCAGGAGCATTCGGTTGTAATGGTAAGAGGTGGTCGAGTTAAGGATTTGCCGGGTGTCAGATATCATATCGTCAGGGGGACATTGGATACCTTGGGGGTTGAAGACCGTAAGCAGAGCAGATCCAAGTACGGGTCCAAAAAGCCTAAATAA